The Ranitomeya variabilis isolate aRanVar5 chromosome 7, aRanVar5.hap1, whole genome shotgun sequence genome includes a window with the following:
- the LOC143784793 gene encoding histone H1-like: protein MMAETAPASALPPAEPAAKSKKQPKKTAAKKSHKPSGPSVSELIVKAVSASKERSGVSLAALKKALSAGGYDVEKNNSRLKLAVKSLVTKGALLQVKGSGASGSFKLNKKQETKDKVGKKKPAAAAKPKKPAAAKKAAKSPKKPKKAPTAAKKSPKKAKKPAAAAKKAAKSPKKPKAAPKPKKATKSPAKKAAKPKAAKSPAKKAAKAKKPAAKK, encoded by the coding sequence ATGATGGCAGAGACCGCGCCAGCCTCCGCTCTCCCTCCTGCAGAACCGGCcgccaaatccaagaagcagccgaagAAAACCGCCGCCAAGAAGAGCCATAAACCCTCCGGCCCCAGCGTCTCCGAGCTGATTGTGAAAGCTGTGTCCGCCTCCAAGGAGCGCAGCGGGGTGTCTCTGGCCGCCCTGAAGAAGGCTCTGTCTGCCGGAGGATACGATGTGGAGAAGAACAACAGCCGCCTGAAGCTGGCCGTCAAGTCTCTGGTCACCAAGGGCGCCCTCCTCCAGGTGAAGGGCAGCGGCGCCTCCGGATCCTTCAAGCTGAACAAGAAGCAGGAGACGAAGGACAAAGTGGGTAAGAAGAAGCCAGCAGCTGCGGCCAAGCCTAAGAAACCCGCTGCTGCCAAGAAAGCCGCCAAATCTCCGAAGAAGCCCAAGAAGGCTCCGACCGCGGCCAAGAAGAGTCCGAAAAAGGCCAAGAAGCCCGCAGCAGCTGCCAAGAAAGCGgccaagagccccaagaagccgaaaGCCGCTCCCAAGCCCAAGAAGGCGACGaagagtccggctaagaaggcggccaaacccaaagctgccaagagtccggctaagaaggcTGCGAAAGCCAAGAAGCCAGCGGCTAAGAA